A portion of the Pseudoalteromonas luteoviolacea genome contains these proteins:
- a CDS encoding glycine cleavage system protein R, producing MKQLVLTLLGKDRPGLVEEISATILQHHGNWATSNLSHLAGQFAGIVLVEVAEEHLQELQNALHSLPELEVRIEHGEQSKSVTQIEKLNLVITGNDRPGIIQELSTVIRHKGANITHLNSRQQSAPNWGLPIFSAFATVSLPPGMDKEHVVDALEAITSDLIVDVEPD from the coding sequence ATGAAGCAGTTAGTATTAACACTTTTAGGTAAGGACCGACCTGGTCTCGTTGAAGAAATATCTGCCACAATTCTACAGCACCATGGTAACTGGGCAACTAGTAACCTAAGTCATTTAGCTGGCCAATTTGCAGGTATTGTACTCGTTGAAGTGGCTGAGGAGCACTTGCAAGAATTGCAAAATGCACTTCATTCATTACCAGAACTTGAAGTCCGCATAGAGCACGGCGAGCAAAGTAAGTCAGTGACTCAAATTGAAAAACTCAACTTGGTGATCACCGGCAATGATCGACCAGGCATCATCCAAGAACTTTCAACAGTGATCCGTCACAAAGGCGCCAATATTACTCATTTGAATTCTAGGCAGCAAAGCGCACCTAACTGGGGTTTGCCCATATTCAGTGCTTTTGCCACTGTGAGCTTACCTCCAGGCATGGATAAAGAACATGTCGTAGATGCACTAGAAGCAATCACCAGTGACCTGATTGTGGATGTTGAACCCGATTAA
- the ppk1 gene encoding polyphosphate kinase 1: MHALSSDPKAISFFAKELSWLSFNERVLQEAKDKNNPIIERIRFLGIFSNNLDEFFRVRVADVKRRILLSNLPDANFDENEALLNQIQKKVLSLGKKFNHIHKQIFNDLNAHNIHVKQPEELSEFHKQWLQGYFNDQVLQHLSPILLSENRDYSDLINDTMTYLFVEMRNDNDKHQYALLELPTDRLDRFVILPPERTRRQKTLMLLDDVVRYHLREVFSNFLSFEHIEGYEIKLTRDAEYNLDDELEEGLLDKMSKGLKQRLYAEPVRLTYDEAMPESIMKVMKKRLGVTHQDALIPGGSYRNFRDFIAFPNVGRGYLENKPLPPLKSSAFDKHESAFKAISEQDILLYYPYHTFNHMLEYVRQAAFDPKVTQIKINIYRVASRSQLIASLINAAKNGKKVTVMVELKARFDEQNNIEWAKMLSEYGIKVMVGLPALKVHSKLCVIHRKEKGQIVKYAHIGTGNFHEKTARIYTDFSLFTKHPDICNECDDVFKFIETSYRPFSFKHLMISPLNAREKIYSLIEQEVDNARAGKTARITVKVNNLVDKELIEKLYSAAMAGVKIRMIIRGMCALVPGLAGFSDNIRVISIVDRFLEHPRVMVFENEGSPQVYISSADWMTRNLDHRVEVGVPIYDETLKQLIIDTLELQFRDRVKARLIDSEQKNNYVNRGNKKKIRSQIAIYDHIKKWESSRT; this comes from the coding sequence ATGCACGCACTATCTAGCGACCCTAAAGCCATCAGCTTTTTTGCCAAAGAGCTTAGCTGGCTCTCATTTAATGAGCGAGTCTTGCAAGAGGCCAAAGACAAAAATAACCCAATCATTGAACGCATCAGGTTCTTAGGGATTTTCTCTAACAATCTTGATGAGTTTTTCCGTGTCAGGGTTGCAGATGTAAAACGCAGGATATTGCTCAGTAACCTGCCCGACGCTAACTTCGATGAAAACGAAGCGTTACTCAATCAAATTCAAAAAAAAGTACTGTCTTTAGGGAAAAAATTTAATCATATCCATAAGCAAATCTTCAATGATTTAAATGCGCATAACATCCATGTAAAGCAACCAGAAGAGTTGTCAGAATTCCACAAGCAATGGTTACAAGGTTATTTTAACGATCAGGTTTTACAGCATCTGTCTCCCATTTTACTCTCCGAAAATAGAGACTATTCAGACCTGATCAACGATACCATGACCTACTTGTTTGTCGAGATGCGTAACGATAATGACAAACATCAGTACGCCCTACTTGAACTGCCAACGGATAGGCTAGATCGGTTCGTTATTTTACCGCCAGAGAGAACGCGCAGACAAAAAACATTAATGCTGCTTGATGATGTCGTGAGATATCACCTACGAGAAGTGTTCAGCAACTTTCTTTCGTTTGAACACATCGAAGGGTACGAGATTAAGCTAACTCGGGATGCAGAATATAATCTAGATGATGAGCTTGAAGAGGGCTTATTGGACAAAATGTCTAAAGGTTTAAAGCAACGCTTATATGCAGAACCTGTGCGTCTCACCTACGATGAAGCGATGCCTGAAAGCATTATGAAAGTCATGAAAAAACGCTTAGGAGTGACACATCAAGACGCCCTGATCCCTGGCGGGAGTTATCGCAATTTTAGAGATTTTATCGCCTTTCCAAATGTAGGTAGAGGATATTTAGAAAACAAACCACTCCCCCCTTTAAAAAGCAGTGCATTCGATAAACACGAGAGTGCCTTTAAGGCAATTTCAGAGCAAGACATTTTACTCTACTATCCATACCACACGTTTAACCACATGTTGGAATATGTGCGCCAAGCAGCATTTGACCCTAAAGTGACTCAGATAAAAATCAATATTTACCGAGTTGCCAGTCGCTCTCAACTGATAGCATCACTAATCAACGCCGCGAAAAATGGTAAGAAAGTAACAGTGATGGTCGAATTAAAAGCGCGCTTTGATGAACAAAACAATATCGAGTGGGCAAAAATGCTCAGTGAGTATGGCATCAAAGTCATGGTCGGCTTACCAGCACTAAAAGTACACAGTAAATTGTGCGTGATCCACCGTAAAGAAAAAGGTCAAATAGTCAAATACGCCCACATAGGCACGGGTAATTTCCATGAAAAAACGGCCCGTATTTATACCGACTTTAGTTTATTCACCAAGCACCCTGATATTTGTAATGAATGTGACGATGTCTTTAAATTCATAGAAACCAGCTATAGGCCCTTTAGCTTCAAGCATTTAATGATATCGCCACTTAATGCTCGTGAGAAAATATATTCACTTATTGAGCAAGAGGTCGATAACGCGCGCGCTGGCAAAACCGCACGTATTACGGTGAAGGTGAATAACTTGGTCGATAAAGAGCTCATCGAAAAACTCTACAGCGCCGCTATGGCCGGCGTCAAAATCCGTATGATCATTCGCGGCATGTGCGCGCTAGTTCCTGGCCTTGCCGGGTTTAGCGACAATATTCGTGTTATCAGTATCGTTGACCGTTTTTTAGAACATCCACGTGTAATGGTTTTTGAAAATGAGGGGAGTCCACAAGTATATATTTCCTCTGCTGACTGGATGACGCGTAACCTAGATCATCGTGTCGAAGTAGGTGTACCCATTTATGATGAAACCTTGAAACAGTTGATCATTGACACATTAGAACTACAATTTCGAGATCGCGTAAAAGCGCGCTTAATTGATAGCGAGCAAAAAAATAACTACGTGAATCGCGGCAATAAAAAGAAGATCCGCTCTCAAATCGCCATCTATGATCACATTAAAAAATGGGAAAGCAGTAGGACTTAA